A window from Amblyomma americanum isolate KBUSLIRL-KWMA chromosome 7, ASM5285725v1, whole genome shotgun sequence encodes these proteins:
- the LOC144099339 gene encoding aurora kinase A-B-like isoform X1, which translates to MVEEAPPSGTSPTTNPEAPVDTEVKTWCLQDFEIGRPLGKGQYGSVYLAREKKTKFVVALKVMFKSKLAKYSMENQLRREIEIQSHLRHPNILCLYNWFHDETRVYLILEYAPQGELYHRLRLARRFTDQQAATYVYQLCQALKCCHSLKVIHRDIKPENLLLGLNGEIKLADFGWSVHAPTSRRVTLCGTPVYLPPEMVEQCAYDEKVDHWCLGILIYEFLVGKPPFNGDTMEKIGEEILRGQVQFPDHVGAEARDVIGKLLQRRAKDRISLDEVLAHPWVTKNADTTVVCMTL; encoded by the exons ATGGTAGAGGAGGCGCCGCCCTCAGGGACGTCGCCCACCACTAACCCAGAAGCGCCTGTCGACAC TGAAGTGAAAACCTGGTGCCTCCAAGATTTTGAGATAGGCCGACCACTGGGGAAGGGCCAGTATGGTAGTGTTTACCTTGCCcgggaaaaaaagacgaaatttGTGGTTGCACTCAAG GTAATGTTCAAATCTAAACTGGCCAAGTATTCGATGGAGAACCAGCTCCGGAGGGAAATCGAAATTCAATCCCATCTAAG ACACCCAAACATCCTGTGTCTCTACAACTGGTTCCACGACGAGACCCGCGTCTACCTCATATTGGAGTACGCTCCGCAGGGGGAGCTGTATCACCGTCTGCGGTTGGCAAGGCGATTCACTGACCAGCAGGCCGCCACA TATGTCTACCAGCTGTGCCAAGCCCTCAAGTGCTGCCACAGCCTCAAGGTGATCCACCGGGATATAAAACCGGAAAACCTGCTGCTCGGCCTCAATGGCGAGATCAAGCTCGCTGACTTTGGCTGGTCGGTGCATGCACCCACATCCAG GCGAGTCACACTGTGCGGCACACCCGTCTACCTGCCGCCAGAGATGGTCGAACAGTGTGCCTATGATGAGAAGGTCGACCACTGGTGCCTAGGCATCCTCATCTACGAATTCTTGGTGGGGAAGCCACCATTCAACGGCGATACTATGGAAAAAATCGGCGAGGAAATACTCAGGGGCCAGGTTCAGTTCCCCGACCATGTCGGTGCCGAGGCACGGGACGTCATTGGAAAG CTGCTCCAGCGGCGTGCCAAAGACCGCATTTCTTTGGACGAAGTGCTGGCCCACCCCTGGGTCACCAAAAATGCCGACACTACAGTTGTGTGTATGACACTGTGA
- the LOC144099339 gene encoding aurora kinase A-B-like isoform X2, with translation MFKSKLAKYSMENQLRREIEIQSHLRHPNILCLYNWFHDETRVYLILEYAPQGELYHRLRLARRFTDQQAATYVYQLCQALKCCHSLKVIHRDIKPENLLLGLNGEIKLADFGWSVHAPTSRRVTLCGTPVYLPPEMVEQCAYDEKVDHWCLGILIYEFLVGKPPFNGDTMEKIGEEILRGQVQFPDHVGAEARDVIGKLLQRRAKDRISLDEVLAHPWVTKNADTTVVCMTL, from the exons ATGTTCAAATCTAAACTGGCCAAGTATTCGATGGAGAACCAGCTCCGGAGGGAAATCGAAATTCAATCCCATCTAAG ACACCCAAACATCCTGTGTCTCTACAACTGGTTCCACGACGAGACCCGCGTCTACCTCATATTGGAGTACGCTCCGCAGGGGGAGCTGTATCACCGTCTGCGGTTGGCAAGGCGATTCACTGACCAGCAGGCCGCCACA TATGTCTACCAGCTGTGCCAAGCCCTCAAGTGCTGCCACAGCCTCAAGGTGATCCACCGGGATATAAAACCGGAAAACCTGCTGCTCGGCCTCAATGGCGAGATCAAGCTCGCTGACTTTGGCTGGTCGGTGCATGCACCCACATCCAG GCGAGTCACACTGTGCGGCACACCCGTCTACCTGCCGCCAGAGATGGTCGAACAGTGTGCCTATGATGAGAAGGTCGACCACTGGTGCCTAGGCATCCTCATCTACGAATTCTTGGTGGGGAAGCCACCATTCAACGGCGATACTATGGAAAAAATCGGCGAGGAAATACTCAGGGGCCAGGTTCAGTTCCCCGACCATGTCGGTGCCGAGGCACGGGACGTCATTGGAAAG CTGCTCCAGCGGCGTGCCAAAGACCGCATTTCTTTGGACGAAGTGCTGGCCCACCCCTGGGTCACCAAAAATGCCGACACTACAGTTGTGTGTATGACACTGTGA